The following coding sequences are from one Chlamydiota bacterium window:
- a CDS encoding slipin family protein has protein sequence MIFSPLVIMVGVVIFYLISVIKILNEYERGVIFRLGRVLGEAKGPGLIFVFWPLDRIVRVSLRTITLDVPPQDIITKDNVSVKVNAVCYFRVVNPVRAIIDVESYLYATSQLAQTTLRSVLGEVELDDLLSKRETLNVKLQNILDQHTEPWGIKVSSVQVKQVDLPPEMIRAISKQAEAEREKRAKIIHAEGEFQAAEKLYQAASVIAQEPAAIQLRYLQTLTEIGVEKNTTIVFPLPINILENLLKKEKRDVH, from the coding sequence ATGATTTTTTCGCCCTTGGTGATTATGGTTGGAGTCGTTATTTTTTATTTAATCAGTGTCATTAAAATACTCAATGAATATGAACGGGGTGTCATTTTTAGGCTCGGACGAGTTCTGGGAGAGGCCAAGGGCCCTGGCTTAATCTTTGTTTTCTGGCCCTTAGACCGGATCGTCAGGGTTTCTTTAAGGACCATTACATTAGATGTTCCACCTCAAGACATTATTACAAAAGACAATGTTTCCGTGAAAGTAAATGCGGTCTGTTATTTTCGTGTGGTCAATCCTGTGCGGGCGATTATTGATGTAGAAAGTTATCTTTATGCAACTTCGCAATTGGCTCAAACGACGTTGAGATCTGTATTGGGGGAAGTCGAGTTAGATGATCTTTTAAGCAAAAGAGAAACTTTAAATGTAAAGTTGCAAAATATTTTGGATCAGCATACGGAACCTTGGGGAATTAAGGTCAGCTCCGTTCAAGTTAAACAAGTCGATCTTCCTCCTGAAATGATTCGAGCCATTTCTAAACAGGCCGAAGCCGAGCGTGAAAAACGTGCAAAGATTATTCATGCTGAAGGCGAATTTCAAGCGGCTGAAAAACTTTATCAGGCCGCGAGTGTTATTGCTCAAGAGCCTGCGGCCATTCAGCTGCGTTATTTACAGACATTAACCGAAATTGGCGTGGAAAAAAATACGACGATTGTATTTCCATTGCCGATTAATATTCTTGAAAATCTCTTAAAAAAAGAAAAACGGGACGTTCATTGA
- a CDS encoding nodulation protein NfeD, with amino-acid sequence MKKLILAILFLTVLSGSLVHASDPYRIDIEGPINSVLADFVVQAMDQAQSERAPFVILRLNTPGGFDEGMRKIIGKILLSEIPVIVYVGPSGARAASAGFFILLSSDLAVMAPGTNTGAAHPLLALGGVYPLEEGKASTLVEKVTNDAKAYLKSIVEKRGRSQELAEKGITESKSFTAQEALDGKLIEFIARDENELLQFLKGKVIKRFSGEEVTLPKEIGPLKPFQMTLRQRILLAISDPNLALLLGLLGLLLLYFEFAHSGMIAPGVLGTLSILLSLIGFSLLPINFVGVLLILLAFGLFIAEIKVQGFGILGIGGIISMLIGTLILVDAPQPELKITPSVALAVVIPFGLILMLLMRLAIKTFKRKVETGLEGMVGTLGVTQTALSLEGKVLIRGEYWEAVSSRPIPQGQKVRVVKIENLKLTVEEIK; translated from the coding sequence ATGAAAAAACTAATTCTAGCTATTCTTTTCTTAACAGTGCTCAGTGGATCTCTCGTTCACGCCTCTGACCCTTACCGGATCGATATCGAAGGCCCTATTAATTCTGTTCTTGCTGATTTTGTGGTTCAGGCCATGGATCAGGCGCAATCAGAGCGAGCGCCTTTTGTTATTTTACGCTTGAATACTCCCGGTGGTTTTGATGAAGGGATGCGTAAAATTATTGGAAAAATTCTTTTAAGTGAAATCCCGGTGATTGTTTATGTGGGTCCTTCAGGAGCTCGAGCGGCGTCTGCTGGGTTTTTTATTTTGCTCTCAAGTGACTTGGCTGTCATGGCCCCCGGAACCAATACAGGTGCCGCCCATCCCCTTTTGGCGCTTGGGGGTGTTTATCCCTTGGAAGAAGGGAAGGCCTCTACTTTAGTTGAAAAGGTGACCAATGATGCCAAGGCTTATTTAAAAAGCATTGTTGAGAAAAGAGGCCGTAGCCAAGAATTGGCTGAAAAAGGAATTACCGAAAGTAAATCTTTTACAGCTCAAGAGGCACTCGACGGAAAATTAATTGAATTCATTGCAAGGGATGAAAACGAGCTTCTTCAATTCTTGAAAGGAAAAGTGATCAAACGATTTTCAGGGGAAGAGGTCACTTTGCCAAAAGAAATCGGCCCCTTAAAGCCTTTTCAGATGACGCTTCGCCAGAGAATTCTATTGGCCATCAGTGATCCTAATCTAGCCCTTCTTTTAGGACTTTTGGGCCTTCTTCTTCTCTATTTTGAGTTCGCTCATTCTGGAATGATTGCCCCCGGTGTGTTAGGAACCCTTTCTATACTCCTTTCTTTAATCGGTTTTTCTCTCCTTCCCATCAATTTTGTAGGTGTTCTTTTAATTTTATTGGCCTTCGGTCTTTTTATAGCAGAAATTAAGGTTCAGGGGTTCGGAATTTTGGGAATCGGAGGGATTATCTCCATGCTGATAGGGACCTTGATTTTGGTGGATGCTCCTCAGCCGGAACTTAAAATAACTCCTTCTGTTGCGCTGGCTGTCGTTATTCCCTTTGGTTTGATTTTGATGCTTTTGATGAGACTAGCGATTAAGACGTTTAAACGAAAGGTTGAAACGGGCTTAGAAGGAATGGTTGGAACTTTGGGGGTTACGCAGACTGCTCTTTCTTTGGAAGGCAAAGTTCTCATTCGCGGTGAATATTGGGAGGCTGTTTCTTCTCGGCCCATTCCCCAAGGTCAAAAGGTTCGAGTTGTTAAAATTGAAAATTTGAAATTAACGGTTGAGGAAATAAAATAA
- the ilvD gene encoding dihydroxy-acid dehydratase, with protein sequence MIKNLKHRSGALTDGPDRAPTRAMMKSIGFTDEDLKKPLIGVANTWIEVMPCNFHLRRLSEKVKEGIRRAGGTPIEFNTVSVSDGISMGTEGMKASLISREVIADSIELVARGHLFDAVVALSGCDKTIPGTVMALARLNLPSLMLYGGSIMPGQYQGHDVTIQDVFEAVGACAAGRMTEKELHKLEDVACPGPGACGGQFTANTMAIAMEMLGISPMGSAGVPAMDPKKDEVAFKAGQLIMEVLKKGLTPYQIITYKAIENAIASIALTGGSTNGVLHFLAIADEMGLPLNIDDFDRISSKTPLLADLKPGGRYVAPDLYRAGGTRLVAKRLLDGGLLNPDEMTVTGKKIGEEAHLAKEAKGQLVVRPLNNPIKPTGGFVILKGNLAPEGCVVKVAGHERMLHKGPARVFNCEEDAFHAVESRQVKVGDVVVIRYEGPKGGPGMREMLAITAALVGEGLGDQVALMTDGRFSGATHGLMAGHVAPEAAVGGPIASLKDGDMIIFDIKNRQLNVELLDTEIRQRLEKWKAPASHYTKGVMAKYARMVSSASRGAVTG encoded by the coding sequence ATGATCAAAAATTTAAAACATCGAAGCGGTGCCTTAACAGATGGCCCGGATCGTGCACCTACTCGGGCGATGATGAAGTCGATTGGATTTACGGATGAGGATTTAAAAAAGCCCCTGATTGGAGTTGCGAATACGTGGATTGAAGTGATGCCCTGCAATTTTCATTTGAGAAGGCTTTCTGAAAAGGTCAAGGAAGGGATTCGTCGAGCTGGGGGAACCCCAATTGAATTTAATACCGTTTCTGTTTCGGATGGAATTTCCATGGGAACAGAAGGAATGAAGGCCTCTTTAATCAGCCGAGAGGTGATTGCAGATTCCATTGAATTGGTGGCTCGAGGACATTTGTTTGACGCGGTGGTGGCTCTTTCAGGATGTGATAAAACCATTCCTGGTACTGTCATGGCGCTGGCTCGTCTCAATCTTCCTTCCCTGATGCTTTATGGAGGGTCGATTATGCCAGGACAATATCAAGGGCATGATGTCACGATTCAGGATGTTTTCGAGGCGGTGGGTGCGTGTGCGGCCGGTCGAATGACGGAAAAAGAACTTCATAAACTCGAAGATGTTGCATGCCCGGGTCCTGGAGCCTGCGGTGGACAATTTACGGCTAATACCATGGCGATTGCAATGGAAATGCTGGGGATTTCTCCCATGGGGAGTGCTGGTGTTCCCGCTATGGATCCCAAAAAAGATGAAGTCGCTTTTAAGGCAGGACAATTAATCATGGAGGTCCTAAAAAAAGGACTTACTCCTTACCAAATTATCACTTATAAAGCGATCGAAAATGCCATTGCCTCGATTGCTCTTACAGGAGGATCGACCAATGGTGTTCTTCATTTTTTAGCCATTGCTGATGAAATGGGTCTTCCTTTAAATATTGATGATTTTGACCGCATTAGCTCAAAGACGCCGCTTTTGGCTGATCTTAAGCCCGGGGGCCGTTACGTGGCGCCTGATTTATATCGAGCGGGTGGAACCCGTTTAGTGGCTAAAAGGCTTTTAGATGGGGGACTTCTTAATCCGGATGAAATGACCGTCACAGGAAAAAAAATTGGAGAAGAGGCCCATCTTGCCAAAGAGGCTAAAGGACAATTAGTGGTTAGACCGTTAAATAATCCAATTAAGCCGACAGGAGGTTTTGTCATTTTAAAAGGGAATTTGGCTCCAGAAGGATGTGTGGTAAAGGTTGCGGGTCATGAAAGAATGCTTCATAAAGGGCCTGCGCGGGTTTTTAATTGTGAAGAAGATGCCTTTCATGCAGTTGAGAGTCGTCAAGTTAAGGTGGGTGATGTCGTTGTCATTCGTTACGAAGGTCCTAAGGGAGGACCTGGAATGCGTGAGATGCTGGCCATTACAGCGGCTTTGGTGGGAGAAGGTTTAGGGGATCAAGTGGCACTCATGACCGATGGCCGTTTCTCAGGAGCCACTCACGGTTTAATGGCAGGACATGTTGCGCCTGAAGCTGCTGTAGGAGGTCCCATTGCATCTTTAAAAGATGGGGATATGATTATTTTTGATATTAAAAATCGTCAGTTGAATGTTGAACTTTTAGACACTGAAATCCGTCAAAGGCTTGAAAAATGGAAAGCTCCAGCTTCTCATTATACGAAAGGGGTCATGGCCAAATATGCCCGCATGGTTTCTTCAGCGTCTAGGGGAGCGGTGACGGGATGA
- a CDS encoding LemA family protein has protein sequence MATWVLLGVVGIIVLWLIGAYNSLVKGRYGVKNGWAQIDVQLKRRYDLIPNLVETCKGYLKHERETLEKVIQARNMGLQASGVKAQAEANNMLTDTLKSLFAVVENYPDLKANQNMLALQEELTSTENKIASAREFYNDSTARYNTQVQSFPTNFIANLFKFSPEEFFQAPETEKQAPKVSFS, from the coding sequence ATGGCAACATGGGTTTTGTTGGGAGTTGTTGGGATTATCGTCCTATGGCTGATCGGGGCTTATAATAGTTTGGTCAAAGGCCGTTATGGCGTCAAAAATGGCTGGGCACAAATTGACGTGCAGCTAAAGCGGCGATATGACCTCATTCCTAATTTGGTGGAGACGTGTAAAGGGTATCTCAAGCATGAAAGAGAAACCCTCGAAAAGGTGATTCAGGCAAGGAACATGGGACTTCAAGCCTCTGGGGTCAAAGCCCAGGCCGAAGCGAATAACATGCTGACCGATACCCTGAAATCCCTCTTTGCCGTTGTGGAGAATTATCCAGATCTTAAAGCAAATCAAAACATGCTGGCCTTACAAGAAGAACTCACTTCAACAGAGAATAAAATTGCATCGGCCAGAGAATTCTATAACGATTCAACAGCAAGATATAATACTCAAGTTCAATCCTTCCCTACAAACTTCATTGCCAATCTTTTTAAATTTTCTCCTGAAGAATTTTTTCAAGCCCCTGAGACTGAAAAACAAGCACCGAAGGTTTCATTCAGTTAA
- a CDS encoding DNA recombination protein RmuC, with amino-acid sequence MVFGIGAGMIGLLIGIFGGLLFFLLKSKFSQSQTQELLIQKTLDSFRSEVRLSLDGNAQVVQQQLVGILKQVGDQLHQTRQDIGGRLEGTARVVGEVQNKLGKLEESNRQIFEVGKDIARLQEILRAPKLRGGLGEFFLGDLLSQIIPPEYYQLQYGFKSGAKVDAVIRLGGRHLVSVDSKFPLENFLKGLSASSDLEKKTYRKQFLTDVKKHIDAIASKYISLDEGTFDFALMYIPAENVYYETIIKDDTSETSHSLFHYALEKRVIPVSPNSFYAYLQVILLGLKGMKIEDKALETLGQLHRLADEFGKFKEDFDRVGAHLSNASGSFEKAEKHMGKFEEKLLQVDALEGTGVKELV; translated from the coding sequence ATGGTATTTGGAATAGGGGCGGGGATGATCGGTTTATTGATAGGGATTTTTGGGGGGCTTCTTTTTTTTCTTTTGAAATCGAAGTTCTCTCAATCTCAAACTCAGGAGCTTTTGATCCAAAAAACATTGGACAGTTTTCGCTCCGAGGTTAGATTAAGTCTCGATGGGAATGCTCAAGTGGTTCAACAACAATTAGTGGGTATTTTGAAACAGGTGGGTGATCAATTGCATCAAACCCGTCAGGATATTGGAGGGAGGCTTGAGGGTACGGCCCGGGTGGTGGGAGAGGTTCAAAATAAATTGGGCAAGCTTGAAGAGTCTAATCGGCAGATCTTTGAAGTAGGAAAAGACATTGCCCGTCTTCAAGAAATTTTACGAGCTCCAAAATTGCGAGGAGGATTGGGAGAATTTTTTTTAGGAGATCTTTTAAGTCAGATTATTCCTCCAGAATATTATCAGTTACAATATGGTTTTAAATCAGGGGCAAAGGTGGATGCCGTTATTCGTCTTGGTGGAAGGCATCTGGTCAGTGTGGATTCTAAATTTCCTCTAGAAAATTTTTTAAAAGGATTAAGCGCCTCATCGGATCTAGAAAAGAAAACGTATCGTAAGCAATTTCTGACCGATGTCAAAAAACATATTGATGCCATTGCCTCTAAATATATCTCCCTGGATGAAGGAACGTTTGATTTTGCTCTCATGTATATCCCTGCCGAGAATGTCTACTATGAAACCATTATTAAAGATGATACGAGTGAAACAAGTCATTCGCTTTTCCATTACGCTTTAGAAAAGAGGGTCATCCCTGTTTCTCCCAATAGTTTTTATGCGTACTTACAAGTCATTCTTTTGGGACTTAAAGGGATGAAAATTGAAGATAAGGCCTTGGAGACTTTGGGTCAATTGCATCGTTTAGCGGATGAGTTTGGAAAATTTAAAGAAGATTTTGACCGGGTTGGCGCCCATCTTTCTAATGCGTCTGGAAGTTTTGAAAAGGCTGAAAAGCATATGGGAAAGTTTGAAGAAAAACTTTTGCAGGTGGATGCGTTGGAAGGTACGGGCGTTAAAGAACTTGTCTAA
- a CDS encoding EAL domain-containing protein: MLEESYSESVGDDVHPFEKSLTQIENALAKGAPVGLVYLDASKFWAVEEHQGWEFVDKLFRETAKCLLTLKEKVPSFLEVLPTSRIWRDDFIVFFVSRAKTCLQWTEGLLTRMSDIVREQLTQHFKNYPGIQNGDMLQFFLGWSSITPVKGLPLGGLIGRAIREAIDFAAEQRFSKVPHLASELKKLIDNGEMTTVFQPVIYLASKTILGYEALARGPEGTVFKDPETIFRIASQGRFLMKAERLAKISAMESAYLIPNQYKIFLNIESELLIRPDEIFKMLREVGCTSGRIVFEITERKAVKDFEQLQTMIKLMKEEGYQFAIDDAGSGYASMESIAILDPHYIKIDQSIIRGIESNHVKQDVVRAFINLVKSRQGTLIAEGVETQGEADILTSLGVDCAQGFFFAHPAFPPPMWEEKTIKN; encoded by the coding sequence ATGCTTGAAGAGTCCTATTCGGAATCAGTTGGAGATGATGTTCATCCGTTCGAAAAGAGTTTAACTCAGATTGAAAATGCTTTGGCAAAAGGAGCGCCAGTAGGTTTGGTCTATCTCGATGCCTCCAAGTTTTGGGCAGTTGAAGAGCATCAAGGTTGGGAATTTGTCGATAAACTCTTTCGCGAAACGGCCAAGTGTCTTTTAACGTTAAAAGAAAAAGTTCCTAGCTTTCTTGAAGTCCTTCCAACAAGCCGTATTTGGAGAGATGATTTTATCGTTTTTTTCGTTTCTAGAGCGAAAACTTGTCTTCAATGGACTGAAGGTTTGCTAACGCGAATGTCAGATATCGTACGAGAACAACTCACCCAACATTTTAAAAACTATCCGGGGATTCAAAATGGTGACATGTTGCAATTTTTCTTGGGCTGGTCATCGATTACTCCAGTTAAGGGACTTCCTCTGGGTGGATTGATTGGGCGGGCGATTCGTGAAGCTATTGATTTTGCGGCTGAGCAGCGTTTTTCAAAAGTTCCTCATTTGGCCTCTGAACTTAAAAAACTGATTGATAATGGGGAAATGACAACTGTTTTTCAGCCCGTGATTTATTTGGCTTCCAAGACCATTTTAGGTTATGAGGCTTTAGCAAGAGGGCCTGAAGGGACTGTTTTTAAAGATCCAGAGACGATCTTTCGGATTGCTTCTCAGGGACGATTTTTAATGAAGGCAGAACGACTGGCAAAAATATCGGCAATGGAATCTGCATATTTGATTCCTAATCAATACAAAATATTTTTGAATATTGAGTCGGAGCTTTTGATCCGTCCCGATGAGATTTTTAAAATGTTAAGGGAAGTGGGCTGTACTTCTGGAAGAATTGTTTTTGAAATCACCGAACGCAAGGCAGTGAAAGATTTTGAGCAGCTTCAAACCATGATTAAACTCATGAAAGAAGAAGGCTATCAATTTGCCATTGATGATGCGGGAAGCGGCTACGCCTCCATGGAATCCATTGCTATTTTAGATCCTCACTATATCAAGATTGATCAATCTATTATTAGGGGGATTGAATCGAACCATGTGAAACAGGACGTGGTTCGAGCTTTTATTAATCTTGTTAAATCTCGTCAAGGGACGCTGATTGCGGAGGGGGTTGAAACCCAAGGAGAAGCTGATATTCTGACCTCTTTGGGGGTCGACTGTGCTCAAGGGTTTTTCTTTGCTCATCCTGCCTTTCCTCCACCGATGTGGGAGGAGAAAACAATTAAAAATTAA
- the aroQ gene encoding type II 3-dehydroquinate dehydratase has translation MTKVLIIHGPNLGLLGEREPEVYGHMSLEKINEDLKKTAKLLSLEINFFQSDHEGDIVSKIGSLLKQKYNYLVINPAAYTHTSVAIRDAIQAVKILTIEVHLSNIYAREEFRQKSMTAPVVLGQISGFGPQSYVLALQAISLLEKKHS, from the coding sequence ATGACTAAAGTTCTAATTATTCATGGCCCCAATTTGGGTCTTCTGGGTGAACGAGAGCCTGAAGTCTATGGCCACATGAGTTTAGAGAAGATCAATGAGGATTTAAAGAAGACTGCAAAATTATTGAGCCTTGAAATTAATTTTTTTCAGTCGGATCACGAGGGAGACATTGTTTCCAAGATTGGAAGTCTGTTAAAACAAAAATATAATTATCTTGTGATTAATCCTGCGGCCTATACTCATACCAGTGTGGCGATTCGAGATGCCATTCAGGCGGTAAAAATTCTAACCATCGAAGTCCATCTTTCCAATATTTATGCCCGAGAAGAATTTCGGCAAAAGTCTATGACGGCTCCTGTTGTCTTGGGGCAAATCTCAGGTTTTGGTCCCCAGAGCTACGTTCTTGCTTTACAAGCCATTTCCCTTCTGGAAAAAAAGCATTCGTAA
- a CDS encoding O-antigen ligase family protein codes for MVILRPLVSGLVYPNSNYLFLISALFLGFVGCLRSIFLGKFLVQKSVNHLFHLIFLILFLLSWFHSQNIQDGIQFFLNVATALLIYFLVVHVFEDERDLLKLIGTLLVTGGIVSFYGLYQSFFGLAETRQYVMERIPLDQLSQSFRIRLASPRIFSTLIYPNALAGYLLTLLPLSLSAFGIRNRRFKWVVMISIAFFGAVIFLLFEKPLWIWVTGVGAFVYPLLYFFIFFLSFSKGGLVVFFFVRLAAYLILFFRLNLKPPFRKRFFWSVFILETLIIFFFLIKGENFTLGVFKSSSARYEYWKAAFKMVHDFPLWGSGPGTFGSVYAHYKLPGAEETRMAHNNFLQVTSELGLLGGIVFLLIWCFPMVTYFCRTVKREKVSWIGLGAFLGILGFSIHSLIDFDLYEPSIALNAWTLLAILHQCNLSKKSGYTFQISTSLGKMISILLSQAMVILLLLVVRNFYVADGLFQQAQKVSLEKDWALTLDFLNESIEKNPLNAQAYFLKGSILQIEKNEAKAIQYYGEACQKDPFNPAYPYRLALLFKQSKEKSSKEIIQEAEFYFKKAIENYPTHPQLHFALAQFYESIGRAQQALLEYRKVREFGGDALEVRKRMRKLKKEVGCCR; via the coding sequence ATGGTTATTCTACGCCCCTTAGTGTCCGGTCTTGTCTATCCCAACTCAAATTACCTTTTTTTGATCAGTGCCCTTTTTTTAGGATTTGTTGGGTGTTTGAGATCTATTTTCCTTGGAAAATTTTTGGTTCAAAAATCGGTGAATCATCTTTTTCATCTTATTTTTCTAATCCTCTTTTTACTTTCATGGTTTCATTCCCAGAACATTCAGGATGGGATTCAATTTTTTTTAAATGTTGCAACGGCTCTTTTGATCTACTTTCTCGTTGTTCATGTTTTTGAAGATGAAAGGGATTTGCTTAAACTGATAGGGACGCTTCTGGTCACGGGTGGGATCGTTAGTTTCTATGGTCTTTATCAAAGTTTTTTTGGCCTGGCAGAGACCCGGCAATATGTGATGGAACGAATCCCCCTCGATCAACTTTCTCAATCTTTTAGAATTCGGTTAGCGAGTCCACGTATTTTCTCGACTTTGATTTATCCAAATGCGTTAGCCGGGTATTTATTAACGCTTCTTCCTTTATCGCTCAGCGCATTTGGCATTCGAAACCGCAGATTTAAGTGGGTTGTAATGATCTCGATCGCTTTTTTTGGCGCGGTCATTTTTTTGTTGTTTGAGAAGCCTCTTTGGATATGGGTTACGGGTGTAGGTGCATTCGTTTATCCTTTGCTTTATTTTTTTATTTTTTTTCTCTCTTTTTCGAAGGGAGGATTAGTCGTTTTTTTCTTTGTGAGGCTGGCGGCCTACCTTATTTTATTTTTTCGATTAAACCTAAAACCTCCCTTTAGGAAGCGTTTTTTTTGGAGTGTGTTTATTTTAGAGACGTTGATTATTTTTTTCTTTTTGATCAAGGGAGAGAATTTTACTCTAGGAGTTTTTAAATCATCGAGTGCCCGCTACGAATATTGGAAAGCCGCTTTTAAAATGGTTCATGACTTTCCTTTATGGGGGTCAGGGCCTGGAACATTTGGTTCCGTTTATGCCCATTACAAACTCCCAGGGGCCGAGGAAACCCGAATGGCTCACAATAATTTTCTTCAAGTCACTTCAGAGTTGGGGTTGCTCGGAGGGATTGTTTTTTTACTCATCTGGTGTTTTCCAATGGTGACTTATTTTTGTCGAACGGTGAAGCGTGAAAAGGTTTCTTGGATAGGATTGGGGGCTTTTTTAGGAATTTTAGGTTTTTCCATTCATAGTCTCATTGATTTTGATCTTTATGAACCCTCTATTGCGTTGAATGCCTGGACTCTTCTAGCTATTTTACATCAATGTAACTTATCGAAAAAATCAGGGTACACATTTCAAATCTCAACTTCTTTAGGGAAGATGATCAGCATTCTTCTAAGTCAGGCGATGGTGATTTTATTATTGCTGGTTGTAAGAAATTTTTATGTGGCCGATGGACTTTTTCAACAAGCCCAGAAGGTCTCTTTGGAAAAGGATTGGGCGCTTACTTTAGATTTTCTAAATGAGTCGATTGAAAAAAATCCTCTCAATGCCCAAGCCTATTTTTTGAAAGGATCCATTTTGCAAATAGAAAAGAACGAGGCTAAAGCCATTCAGTATTATGGAGAGGCCTGCCAAAAAGATCCTTTTAATCCAGCTTATCCTTATCGTTTAGCCCTTCTTTTTAAACAATCGAAGGAAAAATCATCCAAAGAGATCATCCAAGAAGCGGAATTTTATTTTAAAAAGGCCATCGAAAACTATCCGACTCATCCTCAACTCCATTTTGCATTGGCCCAATTTTATGAAAGCATTGGACGGGCTCAACAGGCCTTGCTAGAATATCGCAAGGTTCGTGAATTTGGAGGAGATGCTCTGGAAGTTCGAAAAAGGATGAGAAAGTTGAAAAAAGAAGTAGGATGTTGCAGATAG
- a CDS encoding type II toxin-antitoxin system HicB family antitoxin, producing MIGQFTAVYSKQGKWYVAYVEEIAGVNTQGRTLSEAKKNLKEALQMVLEANRALAHRSHGKNVIEEPISIAV from the coding sequence ATGATTGGACAATTTACTGCAGTTTACAGCAAACAGGGAAAGTGGTATGTCGCTTATGTTGAGGAAATAGCTGGAGTCAATACCCAAGGACGAACACTTTCCGAAGCGAAAAAAAATTTGAAAGAGGCATTGCAAATGGTTTTGGAAGCTAACCGTGCACTTGCTCACCGAAGTCATGGTAAGAATGTAATTGAAGAACCCATTTCGATTGCCGTCTAA
- a CDS encoding type II toxin-antitoxin system HicA family toxin has protein sequence MKRKELLRHLQSYGCLLFREGKKHSIYWNPTNQKTSSVPRHTEVNDFLGRKICRDLNIPIL, from the coding sequence ATGAAACGAAAGGAACTTCTTCGTCATCTTCAATCGTATGGCTGTCTTCTCTTTCGTGAGGGGAAAAAGCATTCGATTTATTGGAATCCCACCAACCAAAAAACCTCCTCTGTTCCTCGTCACACAGAAGTAAATGATTTTCTCGGGAGAAAAATTTGCCGCGATTTAAATATTCCGATTTTATAA
- a CDS encoding undecaprenyl/decaprenyl-phosphate alpha-N-acetylglucosaminyl 1-phosphate transferase: MWFITYLYLIAFSFLLSLLCVKGSIGLALKTHLFDDLSPRKLQKKPVPLLGGLGIMGAFFGTVFFNVILLSFFKNSPVFQAWIPQDVVRYIPGALSTVHKLFFILLGSLIVFFVGLIDDIVELGAWPKLIVQIIAALFLFFSGIRITLFTHVPGMSLFLTVLWVVAITNAFNLLDNMDGLSAGIAVISGLFLLVISMAEGQYFVSLFLCVFIGSVLGFLIFNFHPARVFMGDAGSYLLGFLMASMTILGTYYRRGGSTSFSILMPVLVLGVPLYDLLSVILIRLHQKRPIFKGDKTHFSHRLVHLGMSQRGAVLFLYLVSFAFGTSSLLLGMIEPWGFLFIFLQASAFVMIIAMLEYFGRIHST, encoded by the coding sequence ATGTGGTTTATCACTTATCTTTATTTAATCGCATTTTCATTTTTGCTTTCCCTTCTTTGTGTAAAGGGATCGATAGGGCTTGCCTTAAAAACACATCTTTTTGATGATCTATCCCCCAGAAAATTGCAAAAAAAACCTGTTCCGCTTTTGGGGGGATTGGGAATCATGGGGGCATTCTTTGGAACGGTTTTCTTTAATGTTATTCTCTTGAGCTTTTTTAAAAATTCACCTGTTTTTCAAGCTTGGATCCCTCAAGATGTCGTTCGATATATTCCAGGGGCTTTATCGACCGTTCATAAACTGTTTTTTATTTTACTTGGGAGCCTCATCGTTTTTTTTGTAGGACTGATCGACGATATTGTTGAACTGGGGGCATGGCCTAAGTTAATCGTTCAAATCATCGCGGCTCTCTTTTTATTTTTTTCAGGGATTCGCATTACCCTTTTTACACACGTTCCGGGAATGAGTCTTTTCCTAACGGTGCTTTGGGTCGTGGCGATCACCAATGCTTTTAACCTCTTGGATAATATGGATGGCCTTTCTGCCGGAATTGCAGTGATCTCAGGCCTTTTTCTCCTTGTGATCTCGATGGCTGAGGGCCAGTATTTTGTCAGTTTATTTCTTTGTGTTTTTATAGGCTCTGTCTTGGGATTTTTAATATTTAATTTTCACCCGGCAAGGGTTTTTATGGGGGATGCGGGAAGTTATCTTTTGGGATTCTTAATGGCCAGTATGACTATTTTGGGCACTTACTATCGAAGAGGAGGATCAACCTCCTTTTCGATTTTAATGCCGGTCCTTGTTTTGGGTGTTCCCCTTTATGACCTTTTAAGCGTTATTTTAATTCGACTTCATCAAAAACGCCCCATCTTTAAAGGAGATAAAACCCACTTTTCTCATCGTTTAGTCCATTTGGGAATGAGTCAGAGAGGAGCCGTGCTATTTCTCTATCTTGTTTCTTTTGCCTTCGGTACTTCCTCTCTTTTGTTGGGGATGATTGAGCCTTGGGGCTTTCTCTTTATTTTTTTACAGGCATCTGCTTTTGTAATGATTATTGCAATGTTAGAGTATTTTGGGAGGATCCATTCAACTTAA